One window of the Papaver somniferum cultivar HN1 unplaced genomic scaffold, ASM357369v1 unplaced-scaffold_115, whole genome shotgun sequence genome contains the following:
- the LOC113329038 gene encoding uncharacterized protein LOC113329038: MGAGRKKKTNPLPERVVRHPSVNCSVTARNLRTHELGGVILGCTRETMKECLTNKLFGLPAFHISYIRKIKPGLPLFLFNYSDRKMHGIFEAASNGEMNINPYGWSEDGQELTKYPAQVPICVRNHCKSLLEEQYKPILIDNYYTEDFFWFELDHTQTRNLISLFEPLVIAKKPKRASKHDKKVGRVSEGSKLSQLNKRHKPNVAFKSQVKVPQYSSNWHVLLDLNSDSIEPEEEGQGSSISEDESPFYMGTNFELGSSSATPFEEENEEEAVHCKLLQLVNEGEQAKSRSIFRRSISRWFSAVPLSGYVALVFIALVCLRVYSEV; this comes from the exons ATGGGAGCCGGGAGGAAGAAAAAGACGAACCCTTTACCGGAAAGAGTTGTGCGGCATCCAAGTGTTAACTGCAGTGTAACAGCAAGGAATTTGAGGACTCATGAACTTGGAGGTGTCATACTTGGGTGTACAAGAGAAACCATGAAGGAATGCCTCACTAACAAGTTATTCG GTTTACCAGCTTTCCATATCTCATACATAAGGAAGATCAAACCTGGCTTGCCGCTATTCTTGTTCAATTACTCTGATCGAAAAATGCATGGAATTTTTGAAGCTGCAAGCAATGGGGAAATGAATATCAACCCGTATGGATGGAGTGAAGATGGTCAAGAGCTTACTAAGTACCCTGCACAG GTTCCCATTTGTGTCAGAAACCATTGCAAATCACTGTTGGAAGAGCAGTACAAACCAATACTCATAGACAACTACTACACTGAAGATTTCTTTTGGTTTGAACTCGACCATACTCAGACCCGTAACTTGATCTCGCTGTTTGAACCCTTGGTCATAGCTAAGAAGCCGAAACGGGCTTCTAAACACGATAAGAAAGTTGGGAGAGTTTCAGAGGGCAGTAAGTTGAGTCAATTGAATAAGCGCCATAAGCCTAATGTAGCATTCAAGTCTCAAGTTAAGGTTCCACAGTATTCATCAAACTGGCATGTTCTTCTGGATCTGAACTCCGACTCTATTGAACCCGAAGAGGAAGGTCAGGGCTCTTCTATTTCAGAGGATGAAAGTCCTTTCTACATGGGAACCAATTTCGAACTAGGTTCATCAAGTGCAACTCCATTtgaggaagaaaatgaagaggAAGCCGTCCACTGTAAACTACTGCAGTTGGTTAATGAAGGAGAGCAGGCAAAGAGTCGCTCGATTTTCCGAAGAAGCATCTCAAGGTGGTTTAGTGCTGTACCTTTGTCAGGCTATGTAGCTTTGGTGTTCATAGCATTGGTGTGCCTGAGAGTTTACAGTGAAGTGTGA